Proteins encoded by one window of Chondromyces crocatus:
- a CDS encoding DNA internalization-related competence protein ComEC/Rec2: MADPVLLVGLALASGAALALAPLPAAVAAALCWLALRWRASRWSLAAVLLALVFSGLRARAALDEAAAHYAWTASLLSPPARCEVRGVVIAPPVLVGEWHRSADEPPSARIDVALSGGSCGDRPLTELLRVRLYGAPLELSRGDQVSLVVDLAPVHLFRNEELRDALAGIARTRITASGSVVALEVDERGDGVGARIDRARAAVRARILATYHPDAAALGRALVLGETDLDPDDETAFRDSGLAHLLAVSGTHLVLAVAGLAAVLRAVLVRIESLAARVDIGRLTATLCIPAAWLYADFAGGGGSAIRAAAMLSCAMLARTLALRPAPVRCLAWSLVGGGLADPLVACDLSFSLSAAATAGLIALNRPLSAFLVRGPWLLRKLLSAVSTTLAAMLGCTPLLLLQGGSFPLLGIAANVVAAPVGELAALPFCLAHAVLPWAPDVERGTAWVGSGALLVVRAVARATARVDMVLPALDPSPAQMAVLVVVIVSTWAVHARWKRWLTLVLGVAGWLLLEILAVQGGAPRARLRVTMLDIGQGDAILVDLPEGGTLLVDGGGFIGSPVDPGARVIRPVLRARRRDRVDVVVLSHPHPDHFGGLPAALSGVQVGELWDTGQGESEGAGPVYAALLEQLRGRGVVVHRPDSLCGPPKHLFGATVEVLAPCPGVDTARSANDNSFVLRIQYGARAVLLVGDTEHEAEDVLIQRHGAGLRADLLKVGHHGSRSSTRAPFLDAVRPSLAAISCGVRNRFGHPHPETRAALAAAGVEVVRTDRGGAIVWETDGSTVWVRRPGALSARHPPRDAR, encoded by the coding sequence ATGGCTGACCCCGTCCTGCTCGTCGGGCTCGCGCTCGCCAGCGGTGCCGCGCTGGCGCTGGCTCCCTTGCCCGCGGCCGTGGCTGCTGCGCTGTGCTGGCTCGCGTTGCGTTGGCGCGCCTCGCGCTGGTCGCTCGCAGCGGTGCTCCTCGCGCTCGTGTTCTCGGGCCTGCGTGCGCGCGCCGCGCTGGACGAGGCGGCAGCGCACTACGCTTGGACTGCTTCGCTGTTGAGCCCTCCGGCGCGCTGTGAGGTCAGAGGCGTGGTGATCGCGCCCCCGGTGCTGGTGGGGGAGTGGCATCGCAGCGCGGATGAGCCACCATCGGCGCGCATCGATGTTGCGCTGAGCGGAGGGAGCTGCGGCGACCGACCGCTGACGGAGCTCTTGCGGGTGCGTCTCTATGGCGCCCCGCTCGAGCTTTCTCGTGGAGACCAGGTGTCACTGGTCGTCGACCTCGCTCCCGTCCATCTTTTCCGGAACGAGGAGCTGCGCGACGCCCTCGCCGGGATTGCCCGGACGAGGATCACGGCGAGCGGGTCGGTGGTGGCGCTGGAGGTCGATGAGCGCGGTGACGGCGTGGGCGCCAGGATCGATCGCGCACGTGCAGCGGTCCGCGCTCGGATCCTTGCCACCTACCACCCGGACGCGGCGGCGCTCGGGCGCGCCCTCGTCCTTGGAGAGACGGATCTCGATCCGGATGACGAGACCGCGTTCCGTGACAGCGGGCTGGCGCATCTCCTCGCGGTCTCCGGGACTCACCTGGTCCTGGCCGTGGCAGGGCTGGCTGCCGTGTTGCGCGCGGTCCTGGTCCGGATCGAGTCCCTCGCGGCGCGCGTCGACATCGGTCGGCTCACCGCGACTCTCTGCATCCCCGCTGCCTGGCTGTATGCAGATTTTGCGGGCGGTGGTGGGTCGGCGATCCGCGCTGCCGCGATGCTGAGCTGCGCGATGCTGGCCCGCACGCTCGCTCTGCGGCCGGCGCCTGTCCGGTGTCTGGCGTGGTCGCTGGTCGGGGGAGGGCTGGCCGATCCGCTGGTTGCTTGTGATCTTTCCTTCTCTCTCTCCGCAGCGGCGACGGCTGGGTTGATCGCCTTGAACCGACCGCTCTCCGCCTTCCTCGTGCGCGGCCCGTGGTTGCTCAGGAAGCTGCTCTCGGCCGTGTCCACCACCCTCGCAGCGATGCTCGGCTGTACCCCGCTGCTCCTGTTGCAGGGAGGCAGCTTCCCGCTCCTGGGGATCGCCGCGAACGTGGTGGCGGCCCCGGTGGGCGAGCTGGCGGCGTTGCCGTTCTGTCTGGCGCACGCGGTGCTTCCCTGGGCCCCCGATGTGGAGCGAGGCACGGCGTGGGTGGGGTCGGGCGCTCTGCTCGTGGTGCGCGCGGTAGCCCGCGCCACGGCCCGCGTGGACATGGTGCTTCCTGCGCTCGACCCTTCACCCGCGCAGATGGCGGTGCTGGTGGTGGTCATCGTCTCCACCTGGGCCGTTCATGCCCGGTGGAAACGCTGGCTCACCTTGGTGCTCGGTGTTGCAGGGTGGCTCCTGCTCGAGATTCTGGCGGTCCAGGGGGGAGCTCCCCGCGCGCGGCTCCGGGTGACCATGCTCGACATCGGTCAGGGGGACGCGATCCTGGTGGATCTGCCGGAAGGCGGGACATTGCTCGTCGATGGCGGTGGCTTCATCGGGAGCCCGGTGGACCCTGGCGCGAGGGTGATCCGTCCGGTGCTCCGCGCAAGACGTCGCGACCGCGTGGATGTGGTGGTCCTCTCCCATCCCCACCCGGACCATTTCGGTGGGTTGCCGGCGGCGCTTTCGGGCGTGCAGGTCGGCGAGCTGTGGGACACGGGACAGGGCGAGAGCGAAGGTGCGGGGCCAGTCTATGCGGCCTTGCTGGAGCAGCTTCGAGGGCGCGGTGTGGTGGTGCACCGACCGGACTCGCTCTGCGGTCCACCGAAGCACCTCTTCGGCGCGACCGTCGAGGTCCTCGCCCCTTGCCCTGGGGTCGACACGGCGCGGAGCGCGAACGACAACTCGTTCGTGCTGAGGATCCAGTATGGCGCGCGCGCCGTGCTGCTCGTGGGGGACACGGAGCACGAGGCCGAGGACGTGCTGATCCAGCGTCACGGGGCGGGGCTACGGGCCGATCTGCTGAAGGTGGGTCACCACGGCAGCCGGAGTTCGACCCGCGCTCCCTTCCTGGACGCGGTGCGCCCGTCGCTTGCGGCCATCTCTTGCGGGGTGCGCAACCGGTTCGGTCACCCTCACCCGGAGACCAGGGCGGCGCTTGCGGCGGCGGGCGTCGAGGTGGTGCGCACCGACCGGGGCGGGGCGATCGTCTGGGAGACGGACGGAAGCACCGTCTGGGTGCGTCGGCCCGGCGCTCTCTCCGCGCGCCATCCACCGCGCGATGCCCGGTGA
- a CDS encoding trypsin-like serine peptidase: protein MSSLAGVGCGRAATNTPPPMPAAHTQQEERPFRFQPPIALAHVDDAIVRIASEVACTGTLIAEDLVLTAHHCVAARDHQGRTLRRDVDPEQISVELGGDYLPWGEVKVREIVSPDCGYSSGDGDIAILVLSRRLIGIPTLVPRLEEEPASREQVIPVGFGRCALSPDGIQRVRRIGGGVDAVAPSHFVAVASICPGDSGGPALSQDRADVVGVISASVMDADENTVGTSHFTRLDIWRELFSAAREIARGASPSELPPFRGCAAR from the coding sequence ATGTCCTCTCTCGCCGGGGTGGGATGCGGGCGCGCCGCCACGAACACGCCACCACCGATGCCCGCTGCGCACACGCAGCAGGAGGAGCGCCCCTTCCGGTTCCAGCCGCCCATCGCGCTGGCCCATGTCGACGATGCGATCGTACGCATCGCGAGCGAGGTCGCCTGCACCGGCACGCTCATCGCGGAAGACCTGGTCCTCACCGCCCACCACTGCGTCGCCGCGCGCGACCATCAAGGGCGCACCTTGCGGCGTGACGTCGATCCAGAGCAGATCTCGGTCGAGCTGGGGGGGGACTACCTGCCGTGGGGTGAAGTGAAGGTCCGGGAGATCGTCTCGCCGGACTGCGGCTACAGCTCGGGAGACGGGGACATCGCGATCCTCGTGCTGTCGCGTCGGCTCATTGGCATCCCGACCCTGGTCCCCAGGCTCGAAGAGGAACCGGCGTCGCGAGAGCAGGTGATCCCCGTCGGCTTCGGGCGATGCGCGCTCTCTCCTGATGGAATCCAGCGGGTGAGGCGCATCGGCGGAGGCGTGGACGCGGTCGCCCCCTCCCACTTCGTGGCCGTCGCTTCGATCTGTCCAGGTGACTCGGGTGGCCCAGCGCTGAGCCAGGATCGAGCCGATGTCGTCGGGGTGATCTCCGCCAGCGTGATGGACGCCGACGAGAACACGGTCGGCACGTCGCATTTCACCCGGCTCGACATCTGGCGCGAGCTGTTCTCCGCAGCGCGGGAGATCGCGCGGGGGGCGAGCCCCAGTGAGCTGCCCCCCTTCCGTGGCTGCGCGGCCCGGTAA
- a CDS encoding GbsR/MarR family transcriptional regulator — protein MASRKQRVDDGPSDEERINAARQALLEGVGAEVAASFPGITRLGGQLIAALYLADIPLSMEQLSVELGRSKSNVFGNLRGLEAAGIIERRREHGARFDTFALRGKYPDVIIGAYVSRLRRVVQDKRALSRRALNLLGEARGAEAEALRSRLGDLTRKYDLFADLMERLLPKIDGPVDLEALLAKIPDPVLQAFTAAASAAWAAGEALAVAARLGKRSARTP, from the coding sequence ATGGCATCCCGTAAGCAGCGCGTAGACGACGGTCCCAGCGACGAAGAACGGATCAACGCGGCGCGGCAGGCCTTGCTCGAAGGCGTCGGCGCCGAGGTTGCAGCCTCGTTCCCCGGGATCACCCGGCTCGGGGGCCAGCTCATCGCGGCCCTGTACCTCGCCGACATCCCCCTCTCGATGGAGCAGCTCAGCGTCGAGCTGGGGCGCTCCAAGAGCAACGTGTTCGGCAACCTCCGCGGGCTGGAGGCTGCGGGGATCATCGAGCGGCGCCGAGAGCACGGTGCGCGCTTCGACACCTTCGCCCTCCGCGGCAAGTACCCCGATGTGATCATCGGCGCCTACGTGAGCCGCTTGCGCCGCGTCGTTCAGGACAAGCGCGCACTCTCGCGGCGCGCGCTGAACTTGCTCGGGGAAGCGCGCGGCGCCGAGGCCGAGGCGCTTCGCAGCCGACTCGGGGATCTCACCCGCAAGTACGACCTCTTCGCCGACCTGATGGAGCGCCTCTTGCCAAAGATCGACGGACCCGTCGATCTCGAGGCCCTGCTCGCGAAGATCCCCGACCCCGTGCTCCAGGCCTTCACCGCCGCCGCGAGTGCAGCGTGGGCCGCTGGCGAGGCGCTCGCGGTCGCGGCGCGCCTCGGCAAGCGCTCTGCGCGAACGCCGTAG
- a CDS encoding TlpA family protein disulfide reductase → MKPAKILQLVFILGAAIVIFGFVRAAKIDHRRTSCTALCALKPTYAGQNRIAPDFELPDMNGRKVRLSSLRGKTVFLNFWTKTCAPCLEEMPALADLARVSRHRNDFVVLTVSTDEGPDAVRDALKVALGGEPPFPVLFDPESAVVADRYGTKLFPETWIIDPEGIIRARFDGPRDWAGALAVDVGATVSRPGSCPVEFFKGAPRGQFATVCEDES, encoded by the coding sequence GTGAAGCCCGCGAAGATTCTGCAGCTCGTCTTCATCCTCGGCGCCGCGATCGTGATCTTCGGATTCGTTCGTGCCGCGAAGATCGATCACCGAAGGACATCGTGCACGGCGCTCTGTGCGCTCAAACCTACCTACGCGGGCCAGAACCGCATCGCGCCCGACTTCGAGCTGCCGGACATGAATGGCAGGAAGGTTCGCCTCTCCTCCTTGCGGGGAAAGACCGTCTTCCTCAATTTCTGGACGAAGACCTGCGCGCCCTGTCTCGAAGAGATGCCCGCGCTGGCCGATCTGGCGCGGGTCTCCAGGCACCGGAACGATTTCGTGGTGCTGACCGTCTCGACCGACGAAGGGCCTGACGCGGTGCGCGATGCCCTCAAGGTGGCCCTCGGCGGCGAGCCGCCCTTCCCCGTGCTCTTCGATCCGGAGTCCGCCGTCGTCGCAGACCGCTACGGGACCAAGCTCTTCCCCGAGACCTGGATCATCGATCCGGAGGGCATCATCCGGGCGCGCTTCGATGGCCCCCGTGACTGGGCTGGCGCGCTCGCCGTGGATGTCGGCGCGACGGTGTCACGCCCTGGATCTTGCCCGGTGGAGTTCTTCAAAGGCGCCCCGCGCGGACAGTTCGCTACGGTGTGCGAAGACGAGAGCTGA
- a CDS encoding B12-binding domain-containing radical SAM protein has product MARSSPLVSAIRRRLATEIGRMDKHAPFQIALAYPSPYNAGMSSLGYLQIYKAIQSEPGMSCERAFLPDDEHGREKPLTYEGLRPLGDFPVIALSVAYELELAGVVRLLDAAGIPALREERDRRQPFIIAGGPLTFSNPLPLAPFVDAIIMGEADTLAIDVLRVLRDATSREDALDTLAQMPHVFVPERHPGGGWLPTVAQCDDALLPAWAPIRTPEAELSNMFLVETERGCSRGCAYCVMRRSTNGGMRIVPKERILSLIPEDARRVGLVGAAVSDHPKIVEIVRTLAERGCEVGLSSLRPDRLNDDFVGALKLAGYRTLTTAMDGTSERVRESLERRARIRHLERAAELARKHGMARLKLYLMVGVPGETDADIDECVEFVTALSRVNPIALGIAPFCPKRNTPLSDASFAGISVVEARLERLRRGLRGRAEVRATSARWAWVEAVLAKGGEPEGRAVMEAARAGGAFRAWQRAFAALESASTGSEAAPKKRRSLPLAASSAAASRP; this is encoded by the coding sequence ATGGCCCGTTCGAGCCCCCTGGTCAGCGCGATCCGGCGCCGGCTCGCCACCGAGATCGGTCGCATGGACAAGCATGCGCCCTTCCAGATCGCGCTGGCTTACCCATCTCCCTACAACGCCGGGATGAGCTCGCTGGGCTATCTCCAGATCTACAAGGCGATCCAGTCCGAGCCCGGCATGAGCTGCGAGCGCGCCTTCCTCCCGGACGACGAGCACGGAAGGGAGAAGCCGCTCACCTACGAGGGTCTCCGGCCCCTCGGCGACTTCCCCGTCATCGCCCTGTCGGTCGCTTACGAGCTGGAGCTGGCCGGTGTGGTGCGCCTGCTCGACGCCGCTGGCATCCCCGCGCTGCGCGAGGAGCGCGATCGGCGGCAGCCATTCATCATCGCCGGTGGCCCCCTCACGTTCTCCAACCCGCTGCCCCTCGCGCCGTTCGTGGACGCCATCATCATGGGCGAGGCGGACACCCTGGCCATCGACGTGCTCCGGGTCCTGCGTGACGCCACCTCCCGCGAGGACGCGCTCGACACCCTCGCGCAGATGCCGCACGTTTTCGTCCCGGAGCGGCATCCCGGCGGCGGCTGGCTCCCCACGGTGGCCCAGTGTGACGATGCGCTGCTCCCGGCGTGGGCGCCGATCCGCACGCCGGAGGCGGAGCTGTCGAACATGTTTCTGGTCGAGACCGAGCGTGGCTGCTCGCGCGGGTGTGCATACTGCGTGATGCGGCGCTCGACCAACGGTGGCATGCGCATCGTGCCCAAGGAGAGGATCCTCTCCCTGATCCCGGAGGACGCCAGGCGGGTCGGCCTGGTCGGCGCTGCGGTCAGCGATCATCCGAAGATCGTGGAGATCGTCCGTACGCTCGCCGAGCGTGGTTGCGAGGTCGGGCTGAGCAGCCTCCGCCCCGATCGGCTCAACGATGATTTCGTGGGCGCGCTGAAGCTGGCTGGCTACCGCACCCTGACCACGGCCATGGACGGGACGAGCGAACGGGTCCGCGAGTCGCTCGAGCGCCGCGCGAGGATCCGTCACCTCGAGCGGGCCGCGGAGCTGGCGCGCAAGCACGGCATGGCGCGGCTCAAGCTCTACTTGATGGTCGGCGTCCCCGGGGAGACCGACGCCGACATCGATGAGTGCGTCGAGTTCGTGACGGCGCTGTCACGGGTCAACCCGATCGCGCTGGGCATCGCGCCCTTTTGCCCGAAGCGCAACACGCCCCTGTCCGACGCCTCGTTCGCGGGGATCTCCGTCGTCGAGGCGCGGCTGGAGCGACTGCGACGGGGGCTACGCGGTCGCGCCGAGGTGCGCGCGACGAGCGCGCGCTGGGCCTGGGTGGAGGCCGTGCTCGCCAAGGGCGGCGAACCGGAAGGGCGCGCGGTGATGGAGGCGGCGCGAGCGGGAGGCGCATTCCGCGCGTGGCAGCGAGCATTCGCTGCACTGGAATCCGCGTCGACGGGATCGGAGGCCGCGCCGAAAAAGCGGCGCAGTCTTCCGCTGGCCGCGTCGAGCGCGGCGGCGTCTCGTCCTTGA
- the lepB gene encoding signal peptidase I produces MQKLFKGLGWTLGILAIIALALRALILDVWTVPEDPVLDASIAPTLASGDVIVTLTRGVPTFGELARCPDPDARGGYVIGRVAGVRGDVVEVDGVSLTVNGTRYDAESVCPEPKMFVKHPSTGNEVEIRCDEVVMGGGKHTRGNSPKGPLERKLRHEVREGTVFLLSDNRNLHDDSRDFGSQPQATCQQIVFRLWGKGGWENTARRFSFVR; encoded by the coding sequence ATGCAGAAGCTCTTCAAAGGTCTGGGATGGACGCTGGGGATCCTGGCGATCATCGCGCTGGCCCTGCGCGCCCTGATCCTGGACGTCTGGACGGTCCCCGAGGATCCGGTACTCGATGCCTCCATCGCCCCGACCCTGGCCTCCGGAGACGTGATCGTGACCCTGACCCGTGGCGTCCCGACCTTCGGGGAGCTCGCGCGCTGTCCCGACCCGGATGCCCGAGGGGGTTACGTGATCGGTCGCGTCGCAGGCGTCCGGGGTGACGTGGTCGAGGTCGATGGCGTCAGCCTCACCGTCAACGGCACCCGCTACGATGCGGAGAGCGTCTGCCCCGAGCCCAAGATGTTCGTCAAGCATCCCTCGACGGGGAACGAGGTGGAGATCCGCTGCGACGAGGTGGTGATGGGCGGGGGCAAGCACACCCGAGGCAACAGCCCCAAAGGTCCGCTCGAGCGCAAGCTCCGGCACGAGGTCCGTGAAGGGACGGTCTTCCTGCTGAGCGACAACCGCAACCTGCACGACGACTCGCGCGACTTCGGGTCACAGCCCCAGGCGACCTGCCAGCAGATCGTGTTCCGCTTGTGGGGGAAGGGGGGGTGGGAAAATACCGCCCGGCGATTTTCCTTCGTGCGTTGA
- a CDS encoding FHA domain-containing protein, whose product MEQARNFVCRSCSSGVPTGHKFCGRCGTAVPVEILNAQTLFFGDMQNPAKAKLILIRGEGMDGLSYHLKAEQHIVGRNGQIVFPDDPFVSPKHANFFYRDAKLVVRDEGSLNGVYIRVRGTVDITPGDTFLAGEQVFRLDPTPRASDGQDTDGTYFYSSPKHPSPFRLTQILQGGAIGMTVCARGSSLQIGREGGDLNFPVDLYMSASHCRIDEHGGKFSLTDLNSRNGTYVRIKAERELQHGDYLFVGRKLLRVEMNTN is encoded by the coding sequence ATGGAGCAAGCCCGTAATTTCGTCTGCCGTTCCTGCTCGAGCGGGGTCCCGACAGGCCACAAGTTCTGCGGGCGCTGTGGCACCGCGGTCCCGGTCGAGATCCTCAACGCGCAGACGCTCTTCTTCGGGGACATGCAGAACCCGGCGAAGGCGAAGCTCATCCTGATCCGCGGTGAGGGGATGGACGGGCTCTCGTACCACCTCAAGGCGGAGCAGCACATCGTCGGCCGCAATGGTCAGATCGTGTTCCCCGACGATCCGTTCGTCTCGCCGAAGCACGCGAACTTCTTCTACCGCGACGCGAAGCTCGTCGTTCGCGACGAGGGCTCGCTGAACGGCGTGTACATCCGCGTGCGGGGGACGGTGGACATCACGCCGGGCGACACCTTCCTCGCAGGAGAGCAGGTGTTTCGACTCGACCCGACGCCCCGCGCCTCGGACGGGCAGGACACGGACGGCACCTACTTCTACTCGTCCCCCAAGCACCCGAGCCCCTTCCGGCTGACGCAGATCCTGCAAGGCGGTGCGATCGGCATGACCGTGTGCGCGCGTGGGAGCTCGCTGCAGATCGGGCGCGAAGGCGGCGACCTGAACTTCCCCGTCGATCTCTACATGTCGGCGTCGCACTGCCGCATCGACGAGCACGGCGGCAAGTTCAGCCTGACCGATCTCAACAGCCGCAACGGGACCTACGTGCGGATCAAGGCCGAGCGCGAACTCCAGCACGGCGACTACCTGTTCGTCGGCCGCAAGCTGCTCCGCGTGGAGATGAACACGAACTGA
- a CDS encoding FG-GAP repeat domain-containing protein — protein sequence MRQKAWIIGGLLAMGAMGGCSGCGEDDSASGAAGHGGGHQGGAGQGGEGAVGPGGQGGGLLPGCPSGIVCGAGECCAGGEECVVNTCRPTCASSVRCGPDLSVCCSQGEYCVAGGCVPPGNPCVEWADCEEDEFCEPTIGACLPQPDGEPLCEYKPPVGPLTPTLEWSWTDSPIFPTYYQVINMPVVVDLEKDGTPDVVIVTSTGYSTGGIAYLRALNGRDGVEKWDATAGVYQAGNEVAPRVTPAAADIDGDGYVEIIAGRRGGGLIAFEHDGTFKWRSTLAGGMTPWSTVLESATIAIADLEGDGTVEIVVGGVIFNADGTLRSDGGVFFGANGNNYGAVSIIADLDGAMPQEVVSGRRALRADGSTYWDNGLSDGYPAIADLDLDGTPELVVISAGTVRVQSPTTGLVLAQAAMPGSGLAGPPTIADFDADGVPEIASANGTAYAVFEYSANPPALTLKWQQATQDQSSNRTGSSVFDFQGDGVAEVVYNDECFFRVYTGIDGTVLYQVPNSSATIHEYPVVVDVDGDNNTEVVLAANDANHQNNSMCPTYASLGATPRHGVFVYGDAGDNWVRTRRVWNQHAYHITNVNADGSVPSPEPASWIGPQGLNNYRQSSQGAGVFNAPDLQVSLEASLAQCPAAVVLRAFVQNQGSLGVPPGVKVRFYQGVDDSGTFVGEAQTTTALLPGQYELVTMTFTVTSAAQGLSFFVEVDKPDMGQDAFNECLEDNNTARLDGVTCPAVQ from the coding sequence ATGCGGCAGAAGGCATGGATCATCGGTGGCTTGCTCGCCATGGGCGCCATGGGTGGTTGCTCGGGGTGCGGAGAGGACGACAGCGCGAGCGGCGCCGCAGGACACGGCGGTGGTCATCAAGGCGGGGCAGGCCAGGGGGGCGAGGGCGCTGTGGGGCCTGGCGGTCAGGGTGGAGGCCTTCTGCCGGGCTGCCCCTCCGGGATCGTCTGTGGGGCAGGTGAGTGCTGCGCTGGCGGCGAAGAGTGTGTCGTCAACACGTGCCGCCCGACGTGTGCGTCCAGCGTCCGGTGCGGTCCCGATCTCTCGGTCTGCTGCTCCCAGGGCGAGTACTGCGTGGCTGGCGGCTGCGTTCCGCCGGGCAACCCGTGCGTCGAATGGGCCGATTGCGAAGAGGACGAGTTCTGCGAGCCGACCATCGGCGCCTGCCTCCCGCAGCCCGACGGCGAGCCGCTGTGCGAGTACAAGCCCCCCGTCGGGCCCCTCACCCCGACGCTGGAGTGGTCCTGGACCGACAGCCCGATCTTCCCGACGTACTACCAGGTCATCAACATGCCGGTGGTGGTCGACCTGGAGAAGGACGGCACCCCCGACGTGGTCATCGTCACCTCGACGGGCTACTCGACGGGCGGCATCGCCTACCTGCGCGCGTTGAACGGCCGTGACGGCGTCGAGAAGTGGGACGCGACTGCCGGCGTCTACCAGGCAGGCAACGAGGTCGCCCCGCGGGTGACGCCAGCGGCGGCCGACATCGATGGCGACGGCTACGTGGAGATCATCGCCGGCCGTCGAGGGGGTGGCCTCATCGCCTTCGAGCACGACGGCACCTTCAAGTGGCGCTCGACCCTGGCCGGCGGCATGACCCCGTGGTCGACGGTCCTCGAGTCGGCGACCATCGCCATCGCGGATCTGGAGGGCGACGGCACCGTGGAGATCGTCGTCGGAGGCGTGATCTTCAACGCCGATGGCACGCTCCGCTCCGACGGTGGGGTGTTCTTCGGGGCCAATGGCAACAACTACGGCGCCGTCAGCATCATCGCCGATCTCGACGGCGCGATGCCGCAAGAGGTGGTGAGCGGTCGCCGCGCCCTGCGCGCGGATGGCTCGACCTACTGGGACAACGGGCTGTCGGATGGCTACCCGGCCATCGCGGATCTCGATCTCGATGGCACCCCGGAGCTCGTCGTCATCTCTGCGGGGACCGTGCGGGTGCAGAGCCCGACCACGGGCCTCGTGCTCGCTCAGGCGGCGATGCCTGGCAGCGGGCTCGCAGGGCCCCCGACCATCGCCGACTTCGACGCCGACGGCGTGCCGGAGATCGCCTCCGCGAACGGCACCGCCTACGCCGTCTTCGAGTACAGCGCGAACCCTCCGGCGCTGACGCTGAAGTGGCAGCAAGCCACGCAGGATCAGTCGTCCAACCGCACCGGGTCGAGCGTGTTCGACTTCCAGGGCGATGGGGTCGCCGAGGTCGTCTACAACGACGAGTGCTTCTTCCGCGTCTACACCGGCATCGATGGCACCGTGCTCTACCAGGTCCCGAATTCGTCGGCGACCATCCACGAGTACCCGGTCGTGGTCGACGTCGACGGTGACAACAACACCGAGGTCGTGCTCGCCGCCAACGACGCGAACCACCAGAACAACTCGATGTGCCCGACGTATGCGTCCCTGGGCGCGACCCCGCGGCACGGCGTCTTCGTTTACGGTGACGCGGGCGACAACTGGGTCCGCACCCGCCGGGTGTGGAACCAGCATGCGTACCACATCACCAACGTCAACGCGGACGGCTCGGTCCCCTCGCCCGAGCCGGCGAGCTGGATCGGGCCGCAAGGCCTGAACAACTACCGCCAGTCCAGCCAGGGCGCTGGCGTGTTCAACGCGCCCGACCTGCAGGTGAGCCTGGAGGCCTCCCTCGCGCAGTGCCCCGCGGCGGTCGTGCTGCGCGCCTTCGTGCAGAACCAGGGCAGCCTGGGCGTGCCGCCCGGTGTGAAGGTACGCTTCTACCAGGGGGTCGACGACAGCGGCACCTTCGTCGGGGAAGCGCAGACCACGACGGCCCTCCTGCCTGGGCAGTACGAGCTCGTGACCATGACCTTCACCGTCACGAGCGCCGCCCAGGGCCTGTCCTTCTTCGTCGAAGTGGACAAGCCCGACATGGGCCAGGACGCCTTCAACGAGTGCCTCGAGGACAACAACACCGCGAGGCTCGACGGCGTCACCTGCCCGGCCGTGCAATAG